ACCAATTAAACGAAAATGGAAGCAAGTAAAAGAACTTATGCACTCAACATGATGCTTTtgattgtatataaaaaaatacataccaATCCATCTTGGagcaaaattatttattttaagcaCTTGTAAGTagagtaatttatttattataggcacctgtaatgttaaatatagattttttagTACTTCTTAACAACTCTCCATGCacaaatggaaaaataaagTGGAAATGAAGGAATTTTCACATCTCCTAAAAGCTAATAACCTCATGAAAATTCCTCAAGACCTCCTTCATCTTTCTTGAGAAGTGCCTTCTGATCTACATATCTCCTCATTCTATATCCAAAGTGGTCGCTAAATGATTCTAGGCCTGGATCAATGcccaagatacaaatattatcaTAAACTCGTCGGTCAATCTGTCCCAATAACCACACAACCCATTTTGAATGAAGTAAATAAAGCTAGACCCATCTACCCCTACAAGTGACTTCCCTGTGACATTCTCGAGAGGGTTTAAAGCAAAAAATGTTCCTCCAAGAGAGATCAAAACGTCTTTCGCTTGCTTGTGCTAATCTCTAAGCATCTGATCTGcttacaaaaaccaaaaaaaaaaaaaaacagtgagATAAGCTATGagaacaaaaacacaaataagaAAAACTCAAATCACCACACTTGGTTCTCAAAGGACCAAATAACCCATATTGACGAATGATGAAGAACTGAACTTATACTCAGTCAAGACGAaatgaaaaagacaaaaattgaAATCACTGCACTCTGTTGAACAGGGGCAAAAATTGGCACCCCTTGAAACCAAAATATTAGTAAACTGTAGATTCAgatgtcaaaaaaataaagtaaataaagctttaaatgattaaaaaaatcaatgaaattaaacccaaaaaccctaaaatgCAAAACTATCTAAACGAATCCAAATGCACGAAACACAGGTCTAGCAGAAACTACGAAAATCCAAACCCAAAACATGATCAAATTCGAAACACGAGACACCAAAAAATGCCAACACGAAATCCAACCAGTAGAGTTTTTGTCGAGCTAGCTGCCGTTGACCGTGGAGAGGTGGTTTTCATCGAACCCTAGGAACACATTCGGAAGCCTCGcattctccctctctctatggGTTTGGTTTTTGTTGGAGAAATGAGTGTTGAGTTGCAGTGGGTCCAAATCCGCAGCATCTAAGGCGTAGTGGAGGAGATTGGGAGGTGATGGCCTTCGTTCGGTGACATCTACCACGacgtgcaaaaaaaaaaaaaaaatgttacagGAAACAAATCTAAAGATGCAAACACGAAGATGAAGAGAACATATcagaagaattaaagaagaaagaagacgaagagacaaaaaagaaaacgagtttggttttggagagagaaacGAATAAGAatattcagaaaaataaaaaagacggAAAGGTGAAAGATTTACATTTATGGTACACAGATGGAGTTTATACAAACACGTTAACTTTAACAGAAAAGcccaaaaattccatttcatagacactttttatatatagaagataatgTGACCTTTGTTAAAAAAGATGGAACATTGTTGATCATTGATCTATCCTAACTTCTAGGGTATCATGTTCATGGAAACTACTAAAgtttcaaattaatttataattgtcaACTACCTCTATCCTAATTAGAGAAATACTACAGCTACAAagagatattataaaaatagactcaaaattaatttgatttCGTATGAaatgttagatttactttacaataaaaataattttataatttaacgtatgtATCACAAGaagtcatatcaatttgtgagtttacttttataaaatctttttatgcctaaagtatttctcatataaatatatatatatattctaatattacCAGGAAGAAATTAGTGGGGGTAGATCATGAGATGTGATGgtttactattaatatatttgtgAACGTTTAAATATACAAATGTTTCTTGATATGCATAAAGTTGGGATAGGTgtatacactacaacaaaattgagatttagTGACGCTTTAGAATTGCTAATAGTCCTCAAattgtcacaaaaaatcagTTTTTGTGACGGTTTATACAAACGGTTACTAAATCTAGATGAGAATTCGTGTGACATTCGAATGTAGGCAAATTTATGTTTGAACGATACATggacgtttgaacgttaaagatttttacgtgcgaacgtaatattttttagtgccaacgttcgaatgttagtgAGTGAAGTTCGAATGTTGGATAGAGTATTTGgcaaatatgactataatttaaattttatgtcgtttttaaataaaataatacatcctttgtgaaaaattattacaaatttaaagagattaaaatttgaaacgcgatgatttaatattaaaattggataagctaacatgaaagataattgagaattgaaattgaaaacaatagataaattaaataatattaacaatacATTAATACTTCTCATTCGGCCATGAACGTTCACGCCCCAAGCTGAGCAGTGTTCGAGTTGGCTCCCTCTCGGCCCCATTTTCTTGTTGTCAGATAAAAGCCATATCCTGAATTAATAAGAACAAGACATTAGAACcatagttataaatattttgtaataaaatttaaactgtTATTGATAACGTTCAAATGGTTAGACGTACACCTTCGAACGttataagtaaaattcaaacatataagACTATGAGTTCGAATGAGACTAGTAAACACTCAAACATTCGAATGTGTTTAcatttaaacgttcgaatgtgatAAGAATAGATGCACATGcgaacgaaaacaattttacatTTGAATATTTCCCACTTAAACGTTTGGATTTAAGTGCATCATTAGGAACTAAAGGATTAAAGTTTGAACATATTTTACCATGTTCGAAGCTCAAAGGTTAACATTTGAACGTTTTATATCACGTTCGAATGTGATAGTAATGTTCAAATGTGGTATGGAAACGTTCAAACATATATCCTAAACATTCGAACATATATAAATTCCACCTTCGAATGTCAGTGGCATGTTTGAAACTCAACGATCGTTTACGTTCAAACGTtgctattaaataataatatatatattagtatattatgtAGAGTGGTGTTATTCTGATGCCTGCGTAGCACCGCTCCATTTGAGTGCTAGCACATTtgtgcctttttttttaacgtttctttcaattttcatattttctgaatatatttaaaaaaataaaaaaaatacaccaatacacttaaaatcacttccttaatcactaagtaaaaaatgaaatgaaataaaataaaaattctttttgGGTCAACTTGGGCTGTAAGCCGTAGGCGTCATATTAgtgtttttcttatatatatacacatgtatattatactattcatatatatattatcgatgtataatatataagtatacatatatacttatacCATAtgtatatacttatataatactatatatataatacttatattataatactatatactgtTTTATAGTGtactatataaatattattataatataatactatatagtttgtatattataatataagtattatattaatatataagtattataCTAAATACTGATTagtataatactatatacacttaactagtatataccCCAAGGGATGTAGCACTACTCCACAAATTAGATTGAATGTCATGAAAACTTGGGAATTGTAAGAAATTCCAACCAttagttttattaatgattACTATGTattgatgcatatgaaaaatgAGAGACATTTTGTGCAGGGCTGGGCACGTGAAGGAATAATAATGTAGGGTTATGCTTTCCGGCTttccaaaataatatattctgtatagtgtatatattatatagtatatatatactatatgcgttatatatatagtatatattatatattatgtattttatattatatatactagtatatgtattatatagtatattatactacaccatatatactatagtataggCTTGCAACCTCGTCTGGTAAAGCCGGTTTTGTACCCGACCTGATCCGCAAGACCTCATTTAAGGAGCTAACCTGGACGGACTCGACCCGAACAAAACTAAACTGGGTCGAACTCTTATGACCCGACTTTATGTTTTCGTATGACTCGAGTGTTTTCGATCTATCAGAAATGAAAACTTAGGATGTCCAGCAAGAAAACAGGTAGAGAGGAGCCCCTGGACGATGCTAGTGGTCACCTACTCCTGTGAGCACAACCATATGTGGCCGGCTTCTAGGAACCACCACTCAACGAACAAACCCGTAAAGCTTGAAACCATTGCAAGCGCCAAGCCCAAGCCGGAGGATAAGTTCGCGGATCTAGAGGACGAGTCATCTTTGATGGCGAGCAACGAGTTCAGTTGGTTCAGCGACATGGAGACGACGTCTTCGACAGTGCTCGAGAGCCCCATTTTTGCAGAGAGGAGTTCAGGCGACGTCGACGTGGCGATGTTTTTCCCAATGAGGGAGGAGGACGAGTCGCTATAAGCCAATCTGGGGGAGCTACCGGAGTGCTCTGTTGTCTTCCGTGGCGTGGGACCACGATTCCAGATCTGTCTATTTGAACCCACCCTAACACGTCCCCTCCCCCCAGTTTGTCTTGCGCCATGGAAGATAGACTATGTGCATACTCCCGAGCAATTTCCCACTTTCCTACAACAGTTAAAGAGGAATGGTTGGTTCTACGCACTCTCAGAGAAGGCAATAGTAGAAGGAAAACATGATCCATGTCCACTGCATACATCATGGctcaaagaattgaaaattgtCTCACGTTGTGGCTCAAGAATCTATTGTAGTTCAAGCGAGCTTTGGTTTGGTTTTCCTTCACCCATTTTGGTTTTGACTGGTTTTCAAGCAAACCCATTTCTTGATGGTTGAGTCTTATGTAAAGGAAATCACATCCCAGGACTAGTTGAGCTTCACATACTTGGAGTCTTGGAGGCTccagtttgagaaaattgaaggtTTTCGGTGGGTTGAAGAATAAAATCTAACCCGTCTTTTTATCGGATCGGTGAACCAATGATTTATAAGTCGTCATCTAACGGGTCGATTTGATTCGAATCACTCGGTTTGTCGGGTCATATGCATAGGcctactatagtatattatatactatagtatatatattaattatatattgattatatatCCTGGTACACATAGTTGGTATAAGAGCCATTGGTTATTATAttggtatattatatatatatatatatatcttattgttattttattttattgtttatttattttgtttatgtttaatttcatgatgaattatatattgtttatttattatgtttatgtttaatttcatgatgaattatatatataacatatatatattatatatactagtatatatattatatagtatattatactacaacatatatactatagtatattatatactatatataatatataatacatattatatattatttataataataaagtacattttttttttaatgtttgaacgtatatacatatatattcaaacgtggaaaaaatgcagaaaatttttcactcatttttaaataacgttcaaactttaaattttaacgtttggacgttactttttaaacattcaaatgttattagttaacattcgaacgttactttttaaacattCAAACGTCATATCAAATCAGAACGTTTTAATGAATAAACACATGTGAGgaagtagaattatttttttctgcttCTCCCGTGtgtgaaagagagagtgaggttgagagagggttgtgggttagagagagagtgtgtgtatgtgttagagtgagagaaggTTATAGAGAGAGTAGAGTGAGATAGGGTTAGTATTTTTGCTCTCTCTATTGATTTTAGTAAGGAAAAACTCTTCTTTTCTGTGaatgttttgtaattttatactatttattttgtgtttctttatatatatgtctttaactaactaatgttgtgattttttttaatgattggttgttgtgacttgttcaaaacttgtgatttgtaagaaaatattgtgagtgattggtatatttttaaactttattaatatgtttatatattttgttgtgaataatgatgaatattttgatgtgtATAATGTCAGTTGATTGTAGATTTTGAAATATTAGATATGGGTataatattgtgagttgagtagtgacttttgattgtatatattgtgaatatgttgtgaattggatattattgatgaattagaaggaattgaattatttatattgatgaattagaagAAAATCTTTGTGATACGGATGatgtaatatgatgaattaaaatgaaaaattgtgttgtgtgtatatttattcttaaaatgaaattataaatattggtgtatatttatggattaaaatgaatatgttttacaattgtgtatgtgaatttgaagcatattttgtggttatttttttgtaactatgttttggtatttgtgaattagttattattgtgcatatatatatatatgtgctttGTGAATTAGTTTAGTCTATAAGAATATGctattatattgtgaatttgtgtattacagtatttattaaaattgttgataatatgtgaaatattatgaatttatttgtgaatgtgtttatatattgtggaaatatataatatcgttatgaataaatttgtaaatttttattgaatatgttaggaataatttattaaattatgcaacatgtcaataatttaattttttatttgtatttcttttaaaatgttatttattttgcatttttctttatcaaatgagtatatgaggtcaagacagcaagagttggaatCTCTCTAGAGTGACAGTCTGATTTAGAGACACGTTTGTAGAAGAAACagagagaccaggaggaaagaatgcGCAATGAAGTCTAAGAACAAGTGCAAAGGTAGATGAAAGTCTAGAtagagcgtgttatgtcactaCAGCAGAATCGCGGTGggtgagaaaagaagaagaaatgaagtcAATTCAATTTTCTCGTTGTGtagaacttttaatatctaattttacaactatataaaatattgttagttgTTAATTTGATGGTGTAATATGATGATATACTTtgtatactttttaattttataaaaatagtatttttgatctgaatatatataacaaatgttcgaacgttggtTCACGTTCAAACTAATGTTTGAaagtaattacacaaaattatgaaataacTTTTGAATGTACGAccaaatgttcgaacgtattcACTTTCAAAACGAGCACAACATTTGAATGTTTAAATGatttacgtttgaacgttttgtttgacgttcgaacgtaaatatgATACATTTGAACTATAACCAACGAACATCAACTTTTTTTCTTCGAATGTCAATCGGTCGGGTTAACGTTTGAATGTTCTGTtggacgtttgaacgttatattttgtgacagatttcaactgtcacaaaaaatctcACATTCCAACGTGACATCAAACTGAAGacctccaaccgtcactaaaaatattttttgtaacggttgaatagtaaattgtCACCAATTATTTTCTGTGATGCACATTAGGTGACGGTAGTCGTGAATGTTTCGAACCATCATCAAATGTCTTTAGTGACGTTTTGGTTATTTTCTGTGACATTTTTCTCTATCACAAAATACCAATTGTGTTATAGTGTGTGGTACTCAAAGATGACAAAGGAGATTTGGTGATGGCTGTAAGTAAAGTGGAGAATGAAGTGCATGATCCTGAAACCATTGTACTTATGTAGGCTATGCTTCGGGTTTTACAGTTGTGTGCTCATTTAGGATTCTCAAGACTTATTTTAGAAATTAATGATTATTTGTTGATGGTTAAAGAGCTACAAGATGATAAAGAATCTTATTCAACTATTGAAAATCTACTCAAGGAAATAAAGAGTATGCTACAATATTTTACTGAGTTTGAAATTCAGCATGTACATCTTCTAGGAAATGAGACTGCTCATAGACTACCCCGTTATGTTTggaattaattttgaaaatatatattgacaTGTGGTGGGTTGATGTCCCACTATTTATTTCTCAAGCTATTTGGGTTGACATGAAGAATAGCTTGTAATGTTTGATTCTTTATTAATGAATGGTTTGTTATCAATGAAtgattctttatatatatatatatatatatacacacacacacacaaatgtttttgtatttttttctttaaaaaacataatatataatgtcCCTCACACACTGATTTGTTAATCTTTGACAGGCAAAATTAACATTAATTCTAACCTAACCTCAATATtatcaacaatatatataattatcccaatgaaaaacatatatattctaAGCAGGGAAAAGCTAGCATGCAAGTAATTAAGCCCACGTATGTacctttttttatctttctgTGTCCAGAACTAGAAGTAGTCCCAATATAGAGTGTTGTGGATGACTTAAAAAATGGCCAGACTTGATCTGAAACTGTTGAGGCCTGGTCAAATTGCCTAAATCAAGCGAATGGCGGAGAGTACTTACATTCAAGAGTTATGTACGTCCGTTTTTTCCTGGTCGTCTTTTCAGCTCCACACATTCAGAGCAAGTAACTaagctgcatgcatgcttttctgatcctctctctctctctgcaaatTCAAGCCGTGGTTTTTTGTGGCACTGCAGTGGCCATTCTGGTGGAAATTTTGGGCATTATTGGTGCATGCTCTGGTGGGTGGTCGTGGCTTTCGCCGCCGGTTAGCAACATTAATATCTGATCGATCCTCCATTGCAACGCTGAGTACTTAAAattgctatataatatattaatggtTCCCCACTTCCCTCCCGATGACAGTTCTGCACCACTCAAGTCCACCGCTGTGGCCATTGACAAGGATAAGAACAGCCCGCACGCCGTCCGATGGGCTATTGATCATCTTGTTATCAGTAATCCCTCAATTATCCTAATCCATGTTAGGCACAAAAGCAGTACCCAACAACATCGTAGGTACCCTCTCTCTTTCATCATTGTCGATTATATATGGGATCATAACTCATGATTATGCACAATGATACCATATATCATGAATTATGATTAATATTATACTCATGTATACATGATCTGGATGAGATTAAAACGATAAGGATCtcctataattttttaatacaaacatTTTCTACCATTTGAAAAGAGATATACATGATAATATATGGACGTTACTAATTTAATGTTGAGTTATACATTATCAACATACAATGTCATTTAATACAATAAAGTGTACACGCCGTATCAAACTTTCTCGAAAATGTTTTGACTTAGAAAATTCTAGGAAATCTTAATTTGATTATGAAAATGTTATCTGCTCTATATACCTTAATGGATATAGTTGATCATTATTATTGTAGGAATTTTGTAGGGCTTGGGGGGTTctgattttatgtattttgttgAGAGTAATCATGCAGAAAGTGGGAATGATCATGGAGAATCAGGCGATCATCATCACTCGGATGGCAAAGAGCTCTTCATGCCCTACCGCGCATATTGTGCTCGTAAAggggtacgtacgtacgtatagTTTGTgtacaatacatatatataacactaaagtaattacaaaataatatatatctgATGATTGTTGAATGACAGATTCAATTGAAAGAAGTTGTCGTCGAAGATAATGACGTTTCTAAAGCACTTCTGGACTATGTTAATAAGAACTGCATCGACAGTATTGTAGTTGGTGCATCCACAAGGAATGCCCTCACAaggtgatctctctctctctctctctctctctctacatatatatatatatatatatgtatttgtgtgtgtgtgtgtacgtgTGTGTGAAAGGATGGAAACTTGAACTTTCATGTTGGATTAATGCAGAAAGTTCAAAGGTTATGATGTAGGAAGTGGCTTACTGAAATCCGCACCGCATTTCTGTTCGGTGTATGTGATTTCGAAGGGGAAGATATTCTCAGCACGAACAGCACCAAGGCCCCTGATTAATGCTGTTACCCCACCCAAACAACCATCTGGTCCATCTCCAATGTCTGGACTTCCACCACCAGTACCTGAAGTACACAACGGGGAGGACAATGGGGCCAGTGCCACCAGGTACGTATGAACCACCCAAAACTTGAGAAGAACTGATATTAGTCCCATTGAGAATCAAAATCTCTTGATTCTTTTATGAATCATTAATACATTCTAATTCATATGAACATGATCTATGGGTCTTTGTTATTTATAAACCTAATTACTTGCTGTGGTTGATGTGTCAATGAAAAGGTTTgcaaaaagatttattattatgcTGATATTATGAGCGAAGTTCTTGATTTATTTGCTAATGTGTGTGCACCTTTTCTTGATGAACATGCACAGATCTGCAAGGTCACCATGGAGAACTAGTGGAGGGCATGACAAATTAATGCGTTTGGAAAGGCCGGGGAGTGAGACGTTGAGAGCAACAACAACACGTGATCGCGAGAGGACCAAAAGTAGTCCAACCAATCTTTTAATAGAGAACATAGACCTTCCTTACCGAGGGGCGCCGCC
This is a stretch of genomic DNA from Carya illinoinensis cultivar Pawnee chromosome 15, C.illinoinensisPawnee_v1, whole genome shotgun sequence. It encodes these proteins:
- the LOC122296599 gene encoding probable WRKY transcription factor 65 produces the protein MLVVTYSCEHNHMWPASRNHHSTNKPVKLETIASAKPKPEDKFADLEDESSLMASNEFSWFSDMETTSSTVLESPIFAERSSGDVDVAMFFPMREEDESL